In the Deinococcus ficus genome, one interval contains:
- the lysS gene encoding lysine--tRNA ligase has protein sequence MPDDAPTAPRPEGLHEQTVSRLNNLDAQVAAGFEAHPYTYARTHHARDILAGHPAGAEGKLEPGLSWPEETYALAGRVTLMRHMGKAAFADLTDEFGKMQLFFSRADTEAFDTTKKIDLGDIIGVRGFPFVTKTGQLTLHVTSWQPLVKSLHPLPSKFHGLQDEELRARRRYLDLMVTEGAREKFQARSRILRFIRNELDARGFMEVEGPTLQVTAGGAEAKPFMTHHNALNHDFKLRISLELYLKRLLVGGFEKVYEIGRVYRNEGIDRTHNPEFTMLELYWAYVDYADIARLVEELLSGLAMEVHGSYTFEYQGCALDFTPPFARVDYLGGLREHVPGLDFDPLDLDRLKAFCDERYPQWHGVPAYKLLDKLFGEHVEPLLTNPTFVMDHPAVISPLAKKHRTRTEAVTERFEVFCQGFELANAFSELNDAFDQRARFEAQSARQAAGDDEAHPQDEDFLLALEYGMPPAGGLGIGIDRLAMLLTDSDSIRDVLLFPLLRPEGSGPEEKVEDSEG, from the coding sequence ATGCCGGATGACGCCCCCACCGCCCCGCGCCCCGAGGGTCTGCACGAGCAGACCGTGAGCCGACTGAACAACCTGGACGCGCAGGTCGCGGCCGGGTTCGAAGCCCACCCGTACACGTACGCCCGCACGCATCACGCGCGCGACATCCTGGCCGGGCACCCGGCCGGCGCGGAGGGCAAGCTGGAACCAGGCCTGTCCTGGCCGGAGGAGACGTACGCCCTGGCGGGCCGCGTGACGCTGATGCGGCACATGGGCAAGGCGGCCTTCGCGGACCTGACCGACGAGTTCGGGAAGATGCAGCTGTTTTTCAGCCGGGCGGACACGGAAGCGTTCGACACCACGAAGAAGATCGACCTGGGCGACATCATCGGCGTGCGGGGCTTCCCGTTCGTGACGAAGACCGGGCAGCTGACCCTGCACGTGACCTCCTGGCAGCCGCTGGTCAAGAGCCTGCACCCGCTCCCCAGCAAGTTTCACGGCCTGCAGGACGAGGAACTGCGCGCCCGGCGCCGCTACCTGGACCTGATGGTCACGGAGGGCGCCCGCGAGAAGTTCCAGGCGCGCAGCCGCATCCTGCGTTTCATCCGCAACGAGCTGGACGCCCGGGGCTTCATGGAGGTGGAGGGCCCGACGCTGCAGGTCACGGCCGGCGGCGCCGAGGCCAAGCCCTTCATGACGCACCACAACGCGCTGAACCACGACTTCAAGCTGCGGATCAGCCTGGAGCTGTACCTGAAGCGGCTGCTGGTGGGCGGCTTCGAGAAGGTGTACGAGATCGGACGGGTGTACCGCAACGAGGGCATCGACCGGACGCACAACCCGGAGTTCACGATGCTGGAGCTGTACTGGGCGTACGTGGACTATGCCGACATCGCCCGGCTGGTCGAGGAGCTGCTGAGCGGCCTGGCCATGGAGGTGCACGGCTCGTACACCTTCGAGTACCAGGGCTGCGCGCTGGACTTCACGCCGCCCTTCGCGCGGGTGGATTACCTGGGGGGCCTTCGGGAGCACGTGCCGGGCCTGGACTTCGATCCGCTGGATCTGGACCGGCTGAAGGCCTTCTGCGACGAGCGGTACCCGCAGTGGCACGGCGTGCCGGCGTACAAGCTGCTGGACAAGCTGTTCGGGGAGCACGTGGAGCCGCTGCTGACCAACCCGACGTTCGTGATGGACCACCCGGCGGTGATCAGCCCGCTGGCGAAGAAGCACCGCACGCGCACGGAGGCGGTCACGGAACGCTTCGAGGTGTTCTGCCAGGGCTTCGAGCTGGCGAACGCCTTCAGTGAACTGAACGACGCCTTCGACCAGCGGGCGCGGTTCGAGGCGCAGAGTGCCCGGCAGGCCGCCGGGGACGACGAGGCCCACCCGCAGGACGAGGACTTCCTGCTGGCCCTGGAGTACGGCATGCCGCCGGCCGGGGGCCTGGGGATCGGCATCGACCGGCTGGCGATGCTGCTGACCGACAGTGACAGCATCCGTGACGTGCTGCTGTTCCCGCTGCTGCGTCCGGAGGGCAGCGGGCCGGAGGAGAAGGTCGAGGACTCCGAGGGCTGA
- a CDS encoding GreA/GreB family elongation factor yields the protein MTQPIRQVKLTREGFERLQKTLEQEQQRLAEATRILQEQMETSADTEDTGLEDAKREKMAIEARIDELEDTLARATILEDHEGGNGGRVELGTIVVLSNETAKNEMKVQVVSAPEAAVLGGSLPRISEDSPVGKELMGRKKGEAFVVNLDNGKQVKYKVKSIEG from the coding sequence GTGACCCAGCCCATCAGACAGGTGAAACTCACGCGCGAAGGCTTCGAGCGCCTTCAGAAGACCCTGGAGCAGGAGCAGCAGCGCCTGGCGGAAGCGACCCGCATCCTGCAGGAGCAGATGGAAACCAGCGCCGACACGGAAGACACCGGACTGGAGGACGCCAAGCGGGAGAAGATGGCGATCGAGGCCCGCATTGACGAGCTGGAGGACACCCTGGCCCGCGCCACCATCCTGGAGGACCACGAGGGCGGCAACGGCGGGCGCGTGGAACTGGGCACCATCGTGGTGCTGTCCAACGAGACGGCGAAAAACGAGATGAAGGTGCAGGTCGTCTCCGCGCCGGAAGCGGCGGTGCTGGGCGGCAGCCTGCCGCGCATCAGCGAGGACAGCCCGGTGGGCAAGGAACTGATGGGCCGCAAGAAGGGCGAGGCCTTCGTGGTCAACCTCGACAACGGCAAGCAGGTCAAGTACAAGGTCAAGAGCATCGAGGGCTGA
- a CDS encoding MFS transporter gives MSPSDPAPRLPVLAAGLASFLTLGVIQAMYGPAFPLFQERFGVDTAGVGVIASAHFLGSASAPPLVGVLLAWVSLRRIVVAGLVLLALGVTGVALAPSWPLAVACALLGGFGLGNVSAGLNSAYGSLGTRHANLVNACFGLGSMLAPLLVAGLGRTAALPVAALPFLAVAVLGAAALVVIRVWNVPAIQARPEVEAQRPSVGLFALFAALLFMYVFLEVGYGAWAARYLEALGVGGAALIVSGYWLAMTAGRLLAGVVGGRWQPGTLVLGSAGLALGFTALLFVKPLAALACLGAGLALAPVFGTTLAWMTASLPVRWVPPLLVAGSVGGAAAPWLVGQLVARFGAGAVPVAFLGGAAALLGLALLTRAWTRPAQPA, from the coding sequence GTGAGTCCTTCCGATCCTGCGCCCCGTCTGCCTGTGCTGGCGGCGGGGCTGGCTTCGTTCCTGACGCTGGGCGTGATTCAGGCGATGTACGGGCCGGCGTTTCCGTTGTTTCAGGAGCGGTTCGGGGTGGACACGGCAGGGGTGGGTGTGATTGCCAGCGCTCACTTTCTGGGGTCGGCGTCGGCGCCGCCGCTGGTGGGGGTGCTGCTGGCGTGGGTGTCGCTGCGCCGGATCGTGGTGGCGGGGCTGGTCCTGCTGGCGCTGGGGGTGACGGGTGTGGCGCTGGCGCCGTCGTGGCCGCTGGCGGTGGCGTGTGCGCTGCTGGGGGGGTTCGGGCTGGGGAACGTGAGTGCGGGCCTGAACTCGGCGTATGGGAGTCTGGGTACGCGGCATGCGAACCTGGTGAACGCGTGCTTCGGGCTGGGCAGCATGCTGGCGCCGCTGCTGGTGGCGGGCCTGGGGCGCACGGCGGCGCTTCCGGTGGCGGCCCTGCCGTTCCTGGCGGTGGCGGTGCTGGGGGCGGCGGCGCTGGTGGTGATCCGGGTGTGGAACGTGCCGGCCATTCAGGCGCGGCCGGAGGTGGAGGCGCAGCGGCCGTCGGTGGGGCTGTTCGCGCTGTTTGCCGCGCTGCTGTTCATGTACGTGTTCCTGGAGGTCGGGTACGGCGCGTGGGCGGCGCGGTACCTGGAGGCGCTGGGCGTGGGCGGCGCGGCGCTGATCGTGAGCGGGTACTGGCTGGCGATGACCGCCGGGCGGCTGCTGGCGGGCGTGGTGGGGGGCCGCTGGCAGCCGGGGACGCTGGTGCTGGGGAGTGCGGGGCTGGCGCTGGGGTTCACGGCGCTGCTGTTCGTGAAGCCGCTGGCCGCCCTGGCGTGCCTGGGGGCGGGGCTGGCGCTGGCGCCGGTGTTCGGGACGACCCTGGCGTGGATGACGGCGAGCCTGCCGGTGCGGTGGGTGCCTCCGCTGCTGGTGGCGGGGTCGGTGGGGGGCGCGGCGGCGCCGTGGCTGGTGGGGCAGCTGGTGGCGCGCTTCGGGGCGGGCGCGGTGCCCGTGGCGTTCCTGGGGGGGGCGGCGGCGCTGCTGGGGCTGGCGCTGCTGACCCGCGCCTGGACCCGCCCGGCGCAGCCCGCGTAG
- a CDS encoding endonuclease MutS2 produces MPFDARALNALDFPRVRDALAERSATSLGTERARALQPSDDPGRIARELDEVEDALFGVSLSLGGIHDIRELHARAQEGRVLSGQELLQAAYSLDGAMTVKRAIGANSRGPLREVALGLGDHSELVRRVLSALDREGQVRDDASPRLRDLRKRIEPLRGRIREKLASTLEKWADVLQEHIVTIRRDRYVLPVQASRVGTVQGIIVDASATGQTYFVEPAAVTQLNNELTRLILDEEAEVRRILTDLSGAFAADADVPMTLITVGELDLIAAKARLARDWRLNRPEQAPSGQYDLREARHPLIENPVPNDIALGDTKLLLITGPNMGGKTATLKTLGLAVLMHQCGLYVAAASAQLPVVQDVLVDIGDEQSIEASLSTFASHLKHLRYVLRHASPDTLVLVDELGSGTDPDEGAALSQAIIETLLTQDARGIITSHLSPLKLFALETPGLKNASMGFQLDTLSPTYHLQVGQPGRSYALAIAGRMGLPAGVLARGEDLLGPEAGIMERMLEGLERERRDLARELETATQARQGAEAELARVRQERETLETRRTEMLAEAAQKAEALYADAIERVRTLRARAQEDTARPRVMQELRELRTAAQKARPAPPAREDRGDPIRVGSNVDVPAYNASGQVLELRGDDLVVQLGVMKVGVKRRDVRLKQEPKPAPGQPKLRSGFSFAGTTPNTFSSELQLRGLGVEEAVEELRTAILEARAMKESPLRVVHGKGMGVLRRTLRDYLKTDKNVESFHDAEANQGGHGVTIVNVRR; encoded by the coding sequence ATGCCGTTCGATGCCCGCGCCCTGAATGCCCTGGATTTCCCCCGTGTCCGTGACGCCCTCGCGGAACGGAGCGCGACGTCGCTGGGCACCGAGCGCGCCCGGGCGCTTCAGCCCAGCGACGACCCCGGCCGCATCGCGCGGGAACTGGACGAGGTCGAAGACGCCCTGTTCGGCGTGAGCCTCAGCCTGGGCGGCATTCACGACATCCGCGAACTGCACGCCCGCGCCCAGGAAGGCCGCGTGCTCAGCGGTCAGGAACTGCTGCAGGCCGCGTACTCCCTGGACGGCGCCATGACCGTCAAACGCGCCATCGGCGCGAACTCCCGCGGCCCGCTGCGCGAGGTTGCCCTGGGCCTCGGCGACCACTCCGAGCTCGTGCGCCGCGTGCTGTCCGCCCTGGACCGCGAAGGGCAGGTCCGTGACGACGCCAGCCCCCGCCTGCGGGACCTGCGCAAACGCATCGAGCCGCTGCGCGGCCGCATCCGCGAGAAGCTCGCCAGCACCCTGGAAAAATGGGCGGACGTCCTGCAGGAGCACATCGTCACCATCCGCCGCGACCGCTACGTGCTGCCCGTCCAGGCCAGCCGCGTCGGTACTGTGCAGGGCATCATCGTGGACGCCTCCGCGACCGGGCAGACGTACTTCGTGGAACCGGCCGCCGTCACGCAGCTGAACAACGAACTCACCCGCCTGATCCTCGACGAGGAAGCCGAGGTCCGCCGCATTCTCACCGACCTGTCCGGAGCGTTTGCCGCCGACGCCGACGTGCCCATGACCCTGATCACCGTCGGGGAACTGGACCTGATCGCCGCCAAGGCCCGCCTCGCCCGCGACTGGCGCCTCAACCGCCCCGAACAGGCCCCCAGCGGCCAGTACGACCTGCGCGAGGCCCGCCACCCCCTTATCGAGAACCCCGTCCCCAACGACATCGCGCTGGGCGACACCAAACTGCTCCTGATCACCGGCCCCAACATGGGCGGCAAGACCGCCACCCTCAAGACCCTCGGGCTGGCCGTCCTGATGCACCAGTGCGGGCTGTACGTCGCCGCCGCCAGCGCCCAGCTGCCCGTCGTCCAGGACGTCCTCGTGGACATCGGCGACGAGCAGAGCATCGAGGCGAGCCTCAGCACCTTCGCCTCCCACCTCAAGCACCTGCGCTACGTCCTGCGCCACGCCAGCCCCGACACCCTTGTCCTCGTGGACGAGCTCGGCAGCGGCACCGACCCCGACGAGGGCGCCGCGCTCTCCCAGGCGATCATCGAAACGCTGCTCACGCAGGACGCCCGCGGCATCATCACCAGCCACCTCTCCCCCCTGAAACTCTTCGCGCTGGAAACCCCCGGCCTGAAAAACGCCAGCATGGGCTTCCAGCTCGACACCCTCAGCCCCACCTACCACCTCCAGGTCGGCCAGCCCGGCCGCAGCTACGCCCTGGCCATCGCCGGCCGCATGGGCCTGCCCGCCGGCGTCCTCGCCCGCGGCGAGGACCTGCTCGGCCCCGAGGCCGGGATCATGGAACGCATGCTCGAGGGGCTGGAACGCGAACGCCGCGACCTCGCCCGCGAACTCGAGACGGCCACCCAGGCCCGCCAGGGTGCCGAGGCCGAACTCGCCCGCGTCCGCCAGGAACGCGAGACCCTCGAAACGCGCCGCACCGAGATGCTCGCCGAGGCCGCCCAGAAAGCCGAGGCGCTCTACGCCGACGCCATCGAACGCGTCCGCACCCTGCGCGCCCGCGCCCAGGAAGACACCGCCCGCCCCCGCGTCATGCAGGAACTCCGCGAACTGCGCACCGCCGCGCAGAAAGCCCGCCCCGCCCCCCCGGCCCGCGAGGACCGTGGCGACCCCATCCGCGTCGGCAGCAACGTGGACGTCCCCGCCTACAACGCCAGCGGCCAGGTCCTCGAACTGCGCGGCGACGACCTCGTCGTGCAGCTCGGCGTCATGAAAGTCGGCGTGAAACGCCGCGACGTCCGCCTCAAACAGGAACCCAAACCCGCCCCCGGCCAGCCCAAACTCCGCAGCGGCTTCAGCTTCGCCGGCACCACCCCCAACACCTTCAGCAGCGAACTGCAACTCCGCGGCCTGGGCGTTGAGGAAGCCGTGGAAGAACTCCGCACCGCCATCCTCGAAGCCCGCGCCATGAAAGAAAGCCCCCTGCGCGTCGTGCACGGCAAGGGCATGGGCGTCCTGCGCCGCACCCTGCGCGACTACCTCAAAACCGACAAGAACGTCGAATCCTTCCACGACGCCGAAGCCAACCAGGGCGGCCACGGCGTCACCATCGTCAACGTCAGACGCTGA
- a CDS encoding class I SAM-dependent DNA methyltransferase: protein MHSPPFSALAAVYDAIMADVEYDHWADFVLSYARDGGLTPGAALDLACGTGGFTRELVAAGLDVTGLDFSEEMLREARVRTPGVTFVRGDLRTFTLERAFDLVTCVFDSLNNLLTPEDLGAALARAHAHLRPGGLFAFDVNTRVGVRELWEGDAIEGLAPLQGGGEVHYHWSHHFDPDAEVGVVQAFCRVGDQEFVETHRERGYDPAELRPLLEGAGFTRFEIVEYPDYADPAPDVPRVWVFAWREAGQ, encoded by the coding sequence ATGCATTCCCCCCCTTTCTCCGCGCTGGCAGCTGTGTACGACGCGATCATGGCGGACGTGGAGTACGACCACTGGGCGGATTTCGTGCTGTCGTACGCGCGGGACGGCGGGCTCACGCCGGGAGCGGCGCTGGACCTGGCGTGCGGCACGGGCGGGTTCACGCGTGAACTTGTCGCGGCCGGGCTGGACGTGACCGGCCTGGATTTCAGCGAGGAGATGCTGCGCGAGGCGCGGGTCCGGACGCCGGGCGTGACGTTCGTGCGCGGCGACCTGCGGACCTTCACGCTGGAGCGGGCCTTTGATCTGGTCACGTGCGTGTTCGACAGCCTGAACAACCTGCTCACCCCGGAGGACCTGGGGGCGGCGCTCGCGCGGGCGCACGCGCACCTGCGCCCCGGGGGCCTGTTCGCGTTCGACGTGAACACGCGCGTGGGCGTGCGGGAACTGTGGGAGGGGGACGCCATCGAGGGCCTGGCGCCGCTGCAGGGCGGCGGGGAGGTGCACTACCACTGGTCGCATCACTTCGACCCGGACGCCGAGGTGGGCGTGGTGCAGGCCTTCTGCCGGGTGGGGGACCAGGAGTTCGTGGAGACGCACCGCGAGCGCGGCTACGACCCGGCTGAACTGCGGCCCCTGCTGGAGGGCGCGGGGTTCACGCGTTTCGAGATCGTGGAGTACCCGGATTACGCAGACCCGGCGCCGGACGTGCCGCGCGTGTGGGTGTTCGCGTGGCGGGAGGCGGGTCAGTGA